DNA from Physeter macrocephalus isolate SW-GA chromosome 15, ASM283717v5, whole genome shotgun sequence:
AACCATGATGCTGGGAAACTGGCAGTTGTAGCGTCAGTGTTACTTCCATCTTCCTTGATCTTGGCTCCCCCAATAAGGCTGTTTCAATCTTGGTATCACAGCAGTTAGAAGTACTATTCCACAGTACAGAGCTCGGAGTTCCATTATTCTAAGTCAAAACGGAAGTCTCAAGTTGCCATCATAATAATCACTAGGATAACATTTTGGCTTTCTCCAAAGCTAATAGTTTATAAGGAAAAGGTAGAATGGGAATGGGTAAATTGATTTGAAATATCTCCTGTCCTGGGGCCAAATATATCCTTTATCAGAGAAAGgcacaaaaataatattaacaatggAAAGACTAAATATTCTCACTTGTTGAAACCAATTATAATTACTTAGATGAATATTGTAATAAAACAGTGGCTCTAAAAGAACCCTCAGCTGCAAAGTCATCTTTCAGTGGGCTTACACTCTTTAGAAAATGGtcaaaatgtttaatttacatttattcttgGGTCTGACAATGAAACCAAGCTTTTTCAAGTTGTTTAAAAGAATGTCAACAAAGATTTACAGAGCTTTATTAGGCCAAAGGCACAAAAAATCATTCGTCCTTAAAATAAGAGCATATGActgaatattaattaaaatactttaccTCCCCTTTTATAACACagactcagaaaaattaaatatattcacaatttcttttaaagattagAATCATTAGGCTGAATGGAACTGTGGGTCTTAGTATGACTGGCCCCTTCTCCTGTAAACACTAACCAGGCTAGAATTTCCAGTGTTTTTCATCATTCTAGTATTCTACTTCCTAATTACAACAAGGCATAGAGAAATAAGCCCAAATTCTAGAGACCAACCTGAAGataagaagagaaattttaaaaacgtaTAGAAGTACTTTCACATTGGGCATAACAAATTTCGGAGCTGAATTTAATTCAGTATTCATCTTTCCAACCATATATGGTACCATCTTTAATGAGACCAGTCAAGAGTAAGAATGTGTAATATTTAGAACCTCAGACATTATGTCACCACAAATTGACAAAAGCGTATAATTCAATTCTTAGAGAAACTACTTCCTGCCACCCAGATGATTTTAAAACTATGCAATTTTGTAACATTTGATCCTATGGATCCTCACAAcatccctgtgaggtaggtagaaAATATGTGATACTTTTCACATTTCCAATAGAAAAAGCCCATGGTGTTGAAAGGGATGACATTGAAGAAACAAAGCAACTGTCTTCCTTATTAACCAGTTAGCTACACTAAACCAACAgatacattttcctttattaaaaacaaactactATAAAATCAAACCCTCCATTCCCCCCCAAAAAGAATCATTGTAGTTTACCAGTAATCTTGTTAAGTCGAGCTCTCTTTGCCTGAAATGAGTTGCcttgattatttttcctcttgtttgATAATGTGCTCTCTGGCTGTGGAAAGACCATCTTTGGAACGTTCTCTACATGAAGTCCTACttttaatagaatatatatatatgagagttTATCTAGAATCCAAAGTTAAAacatatgaatattttttaaatagcaaaataataaaaaagcttTGCACTTAATTTTTTCGATCTAGTGCTTGAcacaactttaaaaaacacaaatctcTCTAGACcaatatattagaaataaaaaaactaCTGAGCAGTTATGCTTCAGGAAAGGAATGACTTACTGCTTCTTCTGTATTATATATTGAAATGCATGCAGAAGCATTTTAAaggctaaagaaaacaaaacaaaacaaacaaaaaaacccacacaaaagAAATCCCAAAACCTACTTGGTAGAAGTTACAAATCAAATTCTCAATGCATTTCTATTCAAGAATACTGAGGGTAACCATTATCAAGCACCCATATTAGGCCATTAATCTTCAGATCCGTAAGATGCTAAAAAACTTAACCATCATATTATgctaggaaaaaaatcctaataatTTCACTACATGTTCAAATTACAGGCAGCCAAAGGATTTGACTTATTCACTATGTGAGTTTACCACTGCCATAGGGAATGAATGTAAGAACATATTTTGTACCAAATGTTTCACTAGATGTGGGCAGATCTTCCTTCTTCTCAACTTCTGGTGTGGCTAAAGAAGCtgaagtttcttccttttttgaagGTACTTTAAACCATTTTCTCtcatctttctctttatctttattgCTGTTAGCGCTAGTCCGAGGTTTGTTCCCtgttttattcttggctgcagctgcagcagctgctttGACTAAAGCTATCCAATCCtccaaaggaaaaacacaaaacatgtgaagcattaaaaattaattaaaatttaattacacTAATGAATAAAAACATGCATCACATTTTCAAAGCTATTTTcactcacatgcacacaaatataaaaatcaaattaactACATTTACAAGGCAGATCATCATGGTAGATTATCAAATTTAATAATCTAATCGGTTATGATCTTatacaaaatgggaaaatattcaatatcaaaaaagcttttgatggaataaaatctaaaatataagaaaacctATGACAAATGTGGAATATTACATGACATTCTACCTTGGTAATTTTAGGGTTTAAACGTTGaattatgtttcttctctatAATGCAACAGATCataaaagtaataagaaaaaaaagcttatgTTGTAATTCTGCAAAGATTAAAAGAAACGTACAGTCAGCCCGCCCTATCCTTGGGTTCTGCAGGCGTGTATTCAACCAACTGCGGATCAAAAatagttgggaaaaaaaattccagaaagttccaaaaagcaaaacttgaatttgccatgctctggcaactatttacatagcatttacactgtatttacaactatttacatagctttTACCttgtattaggtattgtaagtaatctagagatgatttggGAGCATGTGAATAGGTTATATGCAATATTGTGCCACtatatacaagggacttgagcatctacAGACTTTGGTATCCatgagggtcctggaaccaatctcctgcAGATAatgagggacaactgtattacCACTGAGCAAATTACTATTCCTTATTAGGAAGAATGTATCACTCAAGGTAAGGTCAATTTCATAGAAATCAAagtatgattttattattttttgaagctTTTAAAGTTTGGTTACCTATTTATCAAAACAGCTTAATAttactagttaaaaaaaaaaaaaaaagagctacttgACTTGACCAAGGTAAAGTACACACTGTCAGACTCCAGTTTAATTTCCCTCCCTCCACAATTTCCTGAATCTGTATTAGTTACCATTCTTCTGAgatgcaaatatttatatttcctgtgttaatttttttagtttgtggctaaataatttttactgttttacttTTAACTAAAAACACTTATTGTAATAATTATGGAAAGATGTAAAGAAGTGGTactaacatttaaattttcacaatcaaaaagacttttttaaaacaaatatttataatatctcTACAGAGTTAATCTTCAACTGATGACTGATGCCACTAAGCTATCAAACAGACCACTGATTCAGACTCAACCAAAATGCGTACTATGTTAAATTCTTAGTCCAAGCAACTAAAAACAATTTCACAACATCAAATGCATTTAATTCACGGGTTACATTAACAAACAGAGGCCATTAAGCAATTCAAGTTGATGGCTCCTCAGTCTTGAAACTATATGGTAAAGACAATAACCCATTAAAAGCAAACATACaaaatctgtctctctctcccccatgaCTGAAGTGAACTGAAAACATCATGCGATGTTGCACCTAACACATTCATTCACCAATTTTCTATTGGATACCCTATTACATATGCCAGGAAACATGCTACGCTAATAAAAGATGCTAGATGAAAACCCCAGGAACCCACTGGCCTGGAGTGACCACATCTTTGCTCCTGCCTTGGAAGACACCCAATATCCAGATTTCCCCGTATTTTAAACTACATCCCCAATGCATGTCGtactagaaaatgaaataaaattttatatctctAGTTTATGTCTCTAGTTTGTAAAACCAAAGAACATCAGATGCACCAGTACTATCCAATCCAAGTTTTACTTAGAACCACCTCCTTTTTTAGTCTTGCCCATAAGGAACTGACAGGCAAATAAAATTAACTATAAGACAATGTGACACGAGAGACAGtagagaataaacaaaatattacagaAGAACAACAAAATTTTGCCTGAAGAGAAAGACTAGTGGAAGGCTTCAGGGAAAATGATAAATGATTTGAACCCTAAAGTAGGAATTTGCTagggaaaaaggcaaagaacaaGAAATGGACACTCCAAGCAAAAGGAAAACCATGAAACAAAGGGGTGGCAAAGTGTACACTAATAGGAAAGAGGGGTTTAAGGTCAAGGAGCAATCTGGGTGACTTAAGTATCATGGCTAAGTTGAGCCTTGAGACTAACATttaagtagaaggaaaaaagcaacaccAATGAAAACAACTTATAGAGTGCCATcaacaaagcagaaagaaaaacaggagtaAGCACAACAGGCAAGCAAAGGAAAGTGATAATTCAGCAGAGATCATATGTTTGCAGTCTTATTAATAAGAACAGGGTATTTAATTCTGGGTTCCACATTGCAAGGAAAATTTTAAGTTGTTAAGAGAAATGCTAAAAGATGCCGGGGATAAATTCCATGCCCAGTTGTTTTCTCTCTCCAATAAAGAGAAAACTAGAAGAAAGAGATTCATGCTGTActctttaaaagtgaaattagatAAAACAGTTCTTGATCACATGACTTGTTAATCATGGGAATCACTGCAGTTGCGTGATTAAAGACTTCTCCCATTAttttgttcttccattttttaattggaaagatTCACTATCAAAAATAACTCGTGTAGGgaccctggcggtccagtggttaagccttcgccttccaatgcagggggtgtgggttcgatccctggtcgggagctaagatcccacatgcctcggggccaaaaaaccaaaatataaaacagaggcaatattgtaacaaattcaataaagactttaaaaatggtccacatcaaaaaagtcttaaaaataaataaataactggtgTGATCCTGCCATGAATGAGAACTAAAGATATGTTTCAAAGATTCCTGTAGATAACACAGAGCACTGCACTATAATGAACACTATAACGAAATCAGATATGAGTTCAGTCACTCTGCACACTATGGTTGAGTGAAATTTTAGGTAAGTCATTCTCTAAATTCTGAATTCCTCAACTGTGAAATAGAAATATCAGCTATACCTATGTCAAAGGATTTGCTGTAAGAATCCAATAAAACAATGTGtacaaaaaatgttctaaaaatggtAAAGGATCTTATGAGCCAATCTTTAACACCAGTGAGTTACAGTATAAATTTTGTATCAGCTCACtctcaagaagaaaaataggtGAGAAAAAGCTACAGAAAGTTTAAAGAAGAACATTTCCACAGTGCATTTATTTGATTCCTTATCCTTTGCtggtttaataaaagaaattttactgTATAGTTTCATAAAGGAATTCTCAAAGGACTCAAAATTTAGATGATAATATGCAAAGTGGGATTCTCTTAGCACGGCCCAAACAACACCTGATTTATTAAGACAttcaaaaaataagaacattttataaaaaacaaTTGTACAAATGTTTTGAATGTGCTCgtaattaaaaattatgaagaaaatgtaaaattaaaggaaatatactactaatattttcttctaggagtttgtaCTTGACATTGATTTTAATGTTAAATACATCATGGTGTGACTGGaatactaattaaaaataaacatccaATACatccaaaaaattaatttttacaactTATTATTTTACCACGAACCAAACTGGCTCAAtgtctctttggaaaaaataaagtttcaaggTTAGTGCCATCTCATAAACATTCGAATGACTAGAATGACAAAATAATAgtcttaaagcaaaaaaaaaaaaattgagaattttaatTAATCAGGTACTAACTTCCCAATGTTTAAATCAATCTTTCCATGCAGTAACCAAGGAATCACACCACTGAATGCTTaagagaacattttatttatacatacaaGTAGGAAGACACAAAGCAATTTCATGAACAaaagcatttccattttaaatggcatttccacattaactgggggaaaaaaaaactctgcTAGCTgatgatttcaaaattaaatttttgaaaaccacGTCACTTAAAACACTCACGCACTTCTCAGAAAAcatcaaaaatactttttttaactGTGATAGTCTACGTTCTAGACTACTAAATATATACACTTGACTGGAACTGACCATGTGATTTCAACACAGTTCAGGATGAGATTTTTTACTGCATGGTATGCAACAAATATGTAGCATATTTCCATATTAGACATTTTTATACATcactttcaatttcttaaaattaattgtaGGTCCAGGTGCTGAAAATCCCAAATAACAgcagaacataaaagaaaatattttaaatttctaccgGCACCTTTTCTTTCCAGTATTTCAGGAAACATATTCAACCATAATGGAATTATGGTTTTAACTTCATCCCAGATTCTCCTTCAAATGCTTACCGTTCATTCTTGCTTTGAGCAGTGACAAAGCATGTAATACACTGCTTACATCATATAACTCAGAAAGCCCTACCTGAAACAGCCTACAGAGTGTCAGGTAAGCGCCTTTTGAAAGAAGATTAACGACTATGatttatagaagaaaagaagaagataagaaactcaatataaaattttatattaaaaattaactttctaaATGATACTATatatcaggaaaaacaaaacaaaattaaaaaaaggcaCTTACCTCACTTCCCATAGACTGGTTACACGATCCAGCTGGGTCGATAGGACAACACCAGCTTAGTGGATGCTGGGATTTCACCTGGAACAGAAACTAGTGACCTATAACTTTAGCAGGTCTAAAACCAAAGAAGCAAAAATCAagtgtataatttattttacattctaaGCTTCTCTCTCTTGCTGCTATTTGGGGCTATCAGCACATAATCCTACAATtagttcactttaaaatatatatatgtctgtatatatatattttgatcaGTCACCATTCAAGAAAACACCCCTGTGGGTAGTTAGGAATGCTGAACACTCTTACCTGCCCCTTAGCATCCTCGGGCATGGCTTTAATGTGCATTCTCTTTAAACAACGAATAACTCCATCATAAAACTGAACTGTGAAAGTTCCTGAAATAGGAGCGAGTCAGCatcattagaaaatatatttcaacctTACAGCAACACATGATATAGAACAAGTAATGCCCTGACAGAAATAAACACCCTATGATTGCAGTAACTGCAAACACACACCCCTGCTAAGGACCCCACCAAGTTTACTGAGTTTATTGTCTCTTTCCCGGTAAAAATAACTTTGATTTCCCTTATAAAGTACACAAATTAAATCTTGATAAGTTAGTTGcatgtaattttgatttttactggaggatttttaaatttataacaatTTAAGTATACATTTAAATAACATTATCAGGTATGTtatacctgaagaaaataaaatcattacttacaaaaatgtataatatttctaAGAATCATCATTTGCTCTCTTTGAAAACTTCTAAATAATGGAGAGAAAGATCTGCTATagggaaaaaatcattttctcaggAAAGGATTATTCCTTTGCAATATTAATTAACTGGCAAACAagaattatagattcacaggctTTTCAGCTAGAAAATATACGTATCATCTGCATAGCAGTCTTCCTGTGCAGATAAGAACACTGACTTCCAGGGAGGCGAAATGCTGCATCCAATGACAGCTAAGCAGCAGCACAGCCATTAACGAAAAACCCTGATTCCCCTGTCTTTCCCACTGAACCATTCTGCTTTTAGGACTCAATATTCTGTTTATATGGCTATTTCAAAGCATATTCACTTTTTGTTACAGACTCCATGCTTTCAAGTCTTTTACTGTACTATCAGTACTATCAGAAAACATATCGGTTACGTAGATTTTATTTTACACTTACGGAAATTCCAAtgtttttctatcatttcctATACAAATGAGGGCAGAGTGCCACTTCAAGTAAACAGATACTTGACCTTTACGAAAGAGGTATAAACAATTGGCGCCAAAGCCAATAAATCTACgtacaaagatttttcttttctttgtaatttgaATAACACCATTGATTTCATATCTTTCTATAATTAGCATAATGTACAAATCACAGATATGAAGATCTAAACCCAAGTTATGAAAACAACTGATGAGCTGAATAGCAAGAATGTGAAGAATCTGGGAAGACTGTGAGAATGCCAAACCACATGAAACCCTTACACCCCAACGTTCTTGCCCCTATCCTCCTCCTTCTTCACAGGGCGCTGCAGACAACAGCAGGCTCCTCACCACGCAGACCATGCattcacccccgccccccgccccaccgtCGCTCACACGGCTTCGGCTGCTGTGATGCCATCCTCCTTCCTAACTCCAGCCCACTCTTCAAGGATCAGCTCTTCAAATCCCACCCACTCTTCAAATATGAAAACTTCCCTGACCGCTCCAATCTACACTGATTTGCCCCTTCTCTTCAACTTCTCTAAGACATACTACATATACCTAAATGTTCACATTTGTTAGTTTTGTTTAGCTTTTGTAGTGAACAGAAAACTCTTTGAgggcttcctttttctttcttttttttggggggtggggtggggggatagtGGCAGGCGGCGGGGGAGGCTCATCCACCATGTGGGACATACAGAAAAATGACCAAATTAATATACTTCccatggaaatttttaaaaaacaagttataTCTGCCAATATTTCACTAAGGGCTTGCTCAAAACTACTCCTGAAATGGCAGAGGCTGCAATCAGTAACATCACTCTTCCACTGATGTAAGCTTAAATTTCTATATAACATGCCCATGGACAAACAGGATAGGATAAAAAATGAgtgtggtttgtttttgtgtatgttgtatgtgtgtatgcatatacttGTAAAAGAAGCTTTAAGCATGGAAGAAAGGTCCCAAAGCTCACACATTTAAAGAAATCTCTCCTAATGAAAAGAGAGAgcattgtttaattttgctttgctttgtttcgTTTTGGGTAGATCCTATTATCCTACGAAACTGACTCAATACTTCTTTCCCTTCCAAAAATTGTTACTGACTGCCTACTCTGTGCTGGGTTCTGGACTAGACACTTGGGGAGCCAATGTGAGTTAAGACACAGGAATAAGAGCTCCATAACACAGCTCTCCAGAAATTTAAGTGAACAGTGATTTAAAGGTCCCACTAGAAAAGAAGTAACCTGCAAACTTAATAACTGAGATGTCCCTCAGGTGACCAGTAATAAACTCATAGCCATATTTGTTATTTCAATTAGGTAAACCAATAAATTGGACCTTGGCTTTTGTAAAGTTACATTATCATTTCTAGCTAGACAACTATGATTTACTTTTTTACACCTAACGttttttaatatatgtctttttaaaCGTTCTCCTCTTCTATCTTCTCTTAACCTcaatttttctcaagttttttgTTAGTTTAAATTCTCAGCTTAAATCCCTTCCATGGTTCCCATCACCTCCAggtaaaattcaaattctttaggAAGACCACAAGATACTTCATATGCCAATCcttgcttctctctcccacctcttctGCTATTCTACAACCTTTAAAGGAATCCTTCCTTTTCATCCGTTCTTTTCTAGATAACTTGTCTGGCTTTCAAGATACAGTTTAAAGTAAGTATCCCCTTACTTAGGTTAAACGCCCTTCTTGCAAAGAAGTTGTCACTCAATgcgttt
Protein-coding regions in this window:
- the PHF20L1 gene encoding PHD finger protein 20-like protein 1 isoform X10; this encodes MSKKPPNRPGITFEIGARLEALDYLQKWYPSRIEKIDYEEGKMLVHFERWSHRYDEWIYWDSNRLRPLERPALRKEGLKDEEDFFDFKAGEEVLARWTDCRYYPAKIEAINKEGTFTVQFYDGVIRCLKRMHIKAMPEDAKGQDWIALVKAAAAAAAKNKTGNKPRTSANSNKDKEKDERKWFKVPSKKEETSASLATPEVEKKEDLPTSSETFGLHVENVPKMVFPQPESTLSNKRKNNQGNSFQAKRARLNKITGLLASKAVGVDGAEKKEDYSETAPMLEQV